In one window of Armatimonadota bacterium DNA:
- the lpdA gene encoding dihydrolipoyl dehydrogenase: protein MSNDLGVDLAFPGGGVAAYTGAIRARQRGASVALVEYGDLGGTCLNRGCIPAKALIHCAEVARRVRRAKDFGIRTAPPEVDWSGVARHVQSTVTRLRKGVEFLMDKNGVQVARGRGRLADARTIEVAGDDGRGVVRADKIIIATGSAPASIPIPGADEHTVTTDDIFNIEALPQRLAVIGGGYIGCETGYALAELGAAVTILEMTDRILPTVEADLAAELARALKRLGVEIKAPARVIAVEPRNGGKVVKFSQGAGDEEIEADLVLMAVGRRPVVEDTGAREIGIEVDRGRIVVNQRMETGVSGVYAAGDVIGEPLLAHAASAEARVAVINALGGEATMDYRAMPFCIYTSPEVASVGLTETQARQQGLEVRVGTFPFRALGKAIAIGERDGFVKVLVSGDRLVGAQIIGPAATDLIAEAAAGIWANAPAEHFAEGIRAHPTLAEGTAEALDDALGYPLHKPKG, encoded by the coding sequence ATGTCGAACGATCTAGGAGTTGACCTCGCGTTCCCCGGGGGAGGAGTGGCCGCATACACCGGAGCGATTCGCGCCCGCCAGCGCGGGGCGTCGGTCGCGCTGGTGGAATACGGCGACCTCGGCGGCACCTGCCTCAACCGCGGGTGCATCCCGGCGAAGGCGCTCATCCACTGCGCCGAAGTCGCGCGCCGCGTGCGGCGGGCGAAGGATTTCGGCATCAGGACGGCGCCGCCGGAGGTTGACTGGTCGGGCGTGGCTCGCCACGTGCAGTCAACGGTAACGCGCCTGCGCAAAGGCGTCGAGTTCCTGATGGATAAGAACGGCGTGCAGGTGGCGCGCGGCCGCGGGCGCCTCGCCGACGCGCGCACCATCGAGGTCGCGGGCGACGACGGCCGCGGCGTCGTGCGCGCCGACAAGATCATCATCGCCACCGGTTCCGCGCCCGCCTCGATTCCCATCCCCGGCGCCGACGAGCATACCGTAACCACCGACGACATCTTCAACATCGAGGCGCTGCCGCAGCGGCTCGCGGTCATCGGCGGTGGCTACATCGGCTGCGAAACCGGCTACGCGCTCGCCGAGTTGGGCGCCGCGGTGACAATCCTGGAGATGACCGATCGCATCCTCCCCACGGTTGAGGCGGACCTCGCGGCGGAGCTGGCGCGGGCGCTCAAGCGCCTGGGCGTCGAGATCAAGGCGCCGGCGCGCGTCATCGCGGTCGAACCGCGCAACGGCGGCAAGGTCGTCAAGTTTTCGCAGGGCGCCGGGGATGAGGAGATCGAGGCCGACCTGGTGCTGATGGCGGTGGGGCGGCGCCCGGTCGTCGAGGACACCGGCGCACGGGAGATCGGGATCGAAGTGGATCGCGGCCGGATCGTCGTCAACCAGCGGATGGAGACGGGGGTGAGCGGGGTCTACGCTGCCGGCGACGTCATCGGCGAGCCGCTGCTCGCGCACGCCGCGAGCGCCGAGGCGCGGGTGGCCGTAATCAATGCACTCGGCGGTGAGGCGACGATGGACTACCGCGCGATGCCGTTCTGCATCTACACCTCGCCCGAGGTGGCGTCGGTCGGGCTGACCGAGACGCAGGCGCGGCAGCAAGGGCTGGAAGTCCGCGTCGGGACCTTTCCGTTCCGCGCATTGGGCAAGGCGATCGCCATTGGCGAGCGCGACGGCTTCGTCAAGGTGCTCGTCAGCGGCGACCGTCTGGTCGGCGCGCAGATCATCGGGCCGGCGGCGACCGACCTGATCGCGGAGGCCGCGGCGGGGATCTGGGCGAACGCGCCGGCGGAGCATTTCGCGGAGGGCATTCGCGCGCATCCCACGCTGGCCGAAGGAACCGCGGAGGCGCTCGACGACGCGCTGGGGTATCCCCTGCACAAACCGAAGGGCTGA
- a CDS encoding Lrp/AsnC family transcriptional regulator yields the protein MKQAGVKDVLRILEQDAHTTPDQIAERTGLSKRRVTRVIRELESAGIIRKYKAVVNWERTGAERVYAFIEVRVTPERGRGFDAVAERILRFPEVHSLYLMSGAYDLHVVVEGGNMRDVALFVAEKLATIEGVQSTATHFVLRRYKVDGDILEQPEQAERLPISM from the coding sequence ATGAAGCAGGCCGGCGTAAAGGACGTGCTACGCATCCTGGAGCAGGATGCTCATACGACCCCTGACCAGATCGCGGAACGCACCGGGCTGTCCAAGCGCCGCGTGACCCGCGTCATCCGGGAACTCGAGTCCGCGGGCATCATCCGCAAGTACAAGGCGGTGGTCAACTGGGAGCGCACCGGGGCGGAGCGCGTCTATGCCTTTATCGAGGTGCGCGTGACGCCGGAGCGCGGGCGCGGGTTCGACGCGGTCGCGGAGCGCATCCTGCGCTTCCCGGAGGTGCACTCGCTGTACCTGATGTCGGGCGCGTATGATCTTCACGTCGTGGTCGAGGGCGGGAACATGCGCGACGTCGCGCTGTTCGTCGCCGAGAAGCTGGCGACGATCGAGGGCGTGCAGAGCACCGCGACGCACTTCGTCCTGCGCCGCTACAAAGTGGACGGCGACATCCTCGAGCAGCCCGAGCAGGCCGAGCGGTTGCCGATCAGCATGTGA
- a CDS encoding aminotransferase class I/II-fold pyridoxal phosphate-dependent enzyme, translating to MPDAISLSIGEPDFVTPWHIREAAIYSLERGHTHYTPNRGTRELRVEISRYLSRRFGLEYDPDTEILVTTGVSEGLDLACRTLLDPGDVMVFAEPCYVAYRPCAALADGVPVGIPTTIEQGFKLTPEQLRGAATGATVLLLGYPSNPTGVALDGKEMAALAKAVADLGLTVIADELYAELRYDGAPISFAAVPGMRERTLLLSGFSKALAMTGWRLGYACGPAEMIDGMTRIHAYTALCASVMAQRAATEAMRRAEREVTEMREEYNRRRRVVLARLKKIGLDCFEPQGAFYAFPSVASTGMTAQEFAERLLLEEKVAVVPGDAFGECGAGHIRICYATSMALLEEALDRMARFVGK from the coding sequence ATGCCCGACGCGATCTCCCTCAGCATCGGCGAGCCGGACTTCGTCACCCCCTGGCACATCCGCGAGGCGGCCATCTACAGCCTGGAGCGCGGCCACACCCATTACACGCCCAACCGCGGCACGCGCGAGCTGCGCGTCGAGATCTCACGCTACCTCTCCCGCCGCTTCGGCCTGGAGTACGATCCCGACACCGAGATTCTCGTCACCACCGGCGTGAGCGAGGGGCTCGACCTGGCGTGTCGCACGCTCCTCGACCCCGGCGACGTGATGGTCTTTGCCGAGCCGTGCTACGTCGCCTATCGGCCGTGCGCGGCGCTCGCCGACGGCGTGCCGGTTGGCATTCCGACGACCATCGAGCAGGGCTTCAAGCTCACGCCCGAGCAACTGCGCGGGGCGGCTACCGGGGCGACCGTCCTGTTGCTCGGCTATCCGAGCAACCCCACCGGGGTGGCGCTCGACGGGAAGGAGATGGCGGCGCTCGCCAAGGCGGTCGCGGACCTCGGACTGACCGTCATCGCCGACGAACTCTACGCGGAGCTGCGCTACGACGGCGCGCCGATCAGCTTCGCCGCGGTCCCCGGGATGCGAGAGCGGACGCTGCTGCTCAGCGGCTTCTCGAAGGCTCTGGCGATGACGGGGTGGCGGTTGGGATACGCGTGCGGCCCGGCAGAGATGATTGATGGGATGACGCGAATTCATGCCTACACCGCGCTGTGCGCGTCGGTCATGGCGCAGCGGGCGGCGACGGAGGCGATGCGCCGGGCGGAGCGCGAGGTCACGGAAATGCGCGAGGAATACAACCGGCGACGCCGCGTCGTGCTCGCGCGGTTGAAGAAGATTGGCCTCGACTGCTTCGAGCCGCAGGGCGCGTTCTACGCGTTCCCTTCCGTCGCGAGCACGGGCATGACCGCGCAGGAATTCGCCGAGCGGTTGCTGCTCGAGGAGAAAGTGGCGGTGGTGCCGGGGGATGCCTTCGGCGAATGCGGCGCCGGCCACATCCGAATCTGCTACGCCACCAGCATGGCGCTGCTCGAGGAAGCCCTCGACCGCATGGCGCGCTTCGTCGGGAAATAG
- a CDS encoding DUF2723 domain-containing protein: MSSASTGASARVRRFAPAACLPIAVALALLACYWFTLAPTITEGDSGELCMAVHTMGVAHPTGYPLYLIVGKLFDLLPLGEPARSIALLSAVSAAAAGGVICWMLILLTGSAAAGVLGGLAAGLNWWVWREADQAEVYAFHAFLVCLILAAFVRWLSQRTPARLCCVAFFCGVGLTHHRTALFFSAPLLLWAMAATRPLSARSVLRAAACALLPLLLYLWLPLRAAHDPPLNWGNTSASLAFFIQHVSGRAYLPLAFGAAPTAALAETQLLVLRLWKQFGAAGTALILTGMVGLIGAPRMRPLGVSLAIGFVLVAAWSAFYRVPDTAAFYTAGMLVVALWCGAGLGMAVNGARRLKLGPAPARLVGAAAAAVALALPLSLLVKNWALADRSHQYDVLEATALSMAGVEPDAVVLLSGELQSSSLYYWHVLHPQSAPTLVPARLAFTPWCVPLLDPEIRAAVASALTAAADSRPAAFAYAIRERLDPDRPFYTNVKLDDAPAGYVLLRDPFLSRLVPPPGLPQAPDAAGAGPVLQLPGGAGSILGLDVPPEGRRGEPFAVTAAIRWTGRAVPAGDLRLVFAPGDAVADQAPAGGHYAERVTPVLFGAALPASRAGYHYEQTVYAILSRNAPAGPWQVSVQVRDGAAQTPLVPGGIIAVR, translated from the coding sequence GTGTCCTCCGCCAGCACCGGTGCGTCCGCCCGCGTGCGCCGGTTCGCCCCAGCCGCTTGCCTCCCCATCGCCGTCGCCCTGGCGCTGCTCGCGTGCTACTGGTTCACCCTGGCCCCCACCATCACCGAAGGCGACTCCGGCGAGTTGTGCATGGCCGTACACACGATGGGGGTGGCTCACCCCACCGGCTACCCGCTGTATCTCATCGTCGGCAAGCTGTTCGACTTGCTGCCGCTGGGCGAGCCGGCGCGCAGCATCGCTCTGCTCAGCGCGGTATCCGCTGCCGCCGCAGGCGGCGTGATCTGCTGGATGCTGATCTTGCTTACCGGCAGCGCCGCGGCGGGAGTTCTCGGCGGGCTGGCGGCCGGGCTCAACTGGTGGGTGTGGCGCGAAGCCGACCAGGCGGAGGTCTATGCGTTCCACGCCTTTCTGGTCTGCCTCATACTGGCGGCATTCGTGCGCTGGCTGAGCCAACGCACGCCCGCGCGGCTCTGCTGCGTGGCGTTCTTCTGCGGGGTGGGGTTGACGCATCATCGCACGGCGCTGTTCTTCTCGGCGCCGCTGCTGCTGTGGGCGATGGCTGCGACGCGGCCTTTGTCCGCCCGGTCAGTGCTCCGCGCCGCGGCCTGCGCCTTGCTCCCGCTGCTGCTGTACCTCTGGCTGCCCTTGCGCGCCGCCCACGACCCGCCCTTGAACTGGGGCAACACGAGCGCCAGCCTCGCGTTCTTCATCCAGCATGTCAGCGGCCGCGCTTATCTGCCGCTCGCGTTCGGCGCCGCCCCGACCGCTGCCCTGGCAGAGACCCAACTCCTGGTGCTGCGGCTGTGGAAGCAATTCGGAGCCGCGGGCACGGCGCTGATCCTAACCGGCATGGTCGGCCTGATCGGCGCGCCCCGGATGCGCCCGCTCGGCGTCTCGCTCGCCATCGGCTTCGTGCTCGTCGCCGCGTGGTCGGCCTTTTACAGAGTGCCGGACACCGCCGCCTTCTATACCGCGGGCATGCTCGTCGTAGCGTTGTGGTGCGGCGCCGGGCTGGGCATGGCCGTCAACGGCGCGCGGCGCCTGAAGCTCGGCCCCGCTCCGGCCCGCCTGGTTGGCGCCGCGGCGGCAGCAGTCGCGCTCGCTCTCCCGCTCAGCCTGCTCGTCAAGAACTGGGCGCTGGCCGACCGCAGCCACCAGTACGATGTGCTGGAAGCCACCGCGCTCTCCATGGCGGGCGTCGAACCCGATGCCGTCGTCCTGCTCAGCGGAGAGCTTCAGTCCTCTTCACTCTACTACTGGCACGTCCTTCATCCTCAGTCCGCGCCGACGTTAGTTCCCGCACGCCTGGCGTTCACCCCATGGTGTGTGCCGCTGCTCGACCCTGAGATCCGCGCCGCGGTCGCGTCGGCGCTGACCGCCGCTGCCGATTCCCGGCCCGCTGCGTTCGCGTACGCCATACGCGAACGACTCGACCCCGATCGTCCGTTCTACACGAATGTCAAACTCGATGACGCGCCCGCGGGCTATGTGCTGTTGAGAGATCCGTTCCTGAGCCGCCTCGTCCCGCCGCCCGGCCTGCCTCAAGCTCCGGACGCTGCCGGGGCGGGTCCAGTGCTTCAGCTTCCCGGCGGAGCGGGAAGCATTCTGGGCCTCGATGTGCCGCCCGAAGGGAGGAGGGGGGAGCCCTTCGCCGTTACCGCCGCGATCCGCTGGACCGGGCGCGCGGTGCCCGCGGGCGACTTGCGTTTGGTGTTTGCGCCGGGCGACGCGGTCGCTGATCAAGCACCCGCGGGCGGCCACTACGCAGAACGCGTGACTCCGGTCCTGTTTGGCGCGGCGCTGCCAGCGAGCCGTGCTGGCTATCACTACGAGCAGACGGTGTACGCCATCCTCTCTCGCAACGCTCCGGCGGGACCCTGGCAGGTGTCGGTGCAGGTTCGTGACGGCGCCGCGCAGACGCCGCTCGTGCCGGGGGGCATCATTGCAGTGCGCTAG
- a CDS encoding protein-glutamate O-methyltransferase CheR — MCATLAGWGASEARPELIPQQLERFRQLIEDRTGIYYPDYRRDALQRALAARLIRSGAADWGDYYRRLVACAGGGDEFRQLLRHITISETAFFRVPSQFEALRSVVVPAIIAQRGTGTLSIWSAGCSTGEEPYSIAITLAEMGTALRGWQVRILATDVSAEAVERARRGCYQERALRGVPAGRLGRYFCRRPDGYELRPDVRERVAFEEFNLAYPRYPRPAGDGWDIIFCRNVTMYFRPETARQVVARFRDVLRPGGFLVLSPTESLCSICDDFETIEAAGAFIHVKPPLLPALAEQRRTGSPARPAAPAPASRGLNHRAALTLSPTARAVGPNEDEACSRAIAAVAADDWEQAEQALGPFAGEARSVRPRLLLAWLSAMRGEAELATELCQELLARDPLLGPAHYALGLVASRAGDLDESAEHFGKAVYSDDGLVPAYYHLGVTQCSRRDLAAARGAFRGALRALDRGAAGWLDYAEGLSADHWRRACAQRLAGLAGSE, encoded by the coding sequence GTGTGCGCTACGTTGGCGGGTTGGGGCGCGAGCGAGGCCCGGCCCGAACTGATTCCACAGCAGCTTGAGCGGTTTCGCCAGCTGATCGAGGATCGCACCGGCATCTACTACCCGGATTACCGGCGCGACGCCTTGCAGCGCGCGCTTGCCGCTCGCCTCATTCGCTCCGGCGCAGCCGACTGGGGGGACTACTACCGTCGGCTGGTTGCCTGCGCCGGCGGCGGCGACGAGTTCCGTCAGCTCCTGCGCCACATCACGATCAGCGAGACCGCGTTCTTTCGCGTCCCGTCCCAGTTCGAGGCCCTGCGCAGCGTTGTGGTGCCGGCGATCATCGCACAGCGCGGCACCGGCACCCTCAGCATCTGGAGCGCCGGCTGTTCCACCGGCGAGGAGCCGTACAGCATCGCGATTACCCTCGCCGAGATGGGCACCGCCCTGCGCGGTTGGCAGGTGCGCATTCTGGCCACCGATGTCAGCGCCGAGGCCGTCGAGCGCGCGCGCCGGGGATGCTACCAGGAGCGCGCTCTTCGCGGCGTGCCGGCGGGGCGGCTCGGCCGCTACTTCTGTCGCCGGCCGGACGGATACGAACTGCGCCCGGACGTCCGCGAGCGCGTGGCCTTTGAGGAATTCAACCTCGCGTACCCACGCTACCCGCGCCCGGCGGGCGACGGCTGGGACATCATCTTCTGCCGCAATGTGACGATGTATTTCCGCCCGGAGACGGCGCGGCAGGTCGTCGCGAGATTCCGCGATGTGCTGCGCCCCGGCGGGTTCCTAGTGCTCAGCCCGACGGAGAGCCTGTGCTCGATCTGCGATGATTTCGAGACCATCGAAGCGGCGGGAGCGTTCATCCACGTCAAGCCGCCGCTGTTGCCCGCGTTGGCTGAGCAGCGTCGAACGGGATCGCCCGCGCGCCCCGCAGCACCCGCGCCCGCATCGAGGGGCCTCAACCATCGCGCTGCCCTGACCCTTTCGCCCACGGCACGAGCCGTGGGCCCGAATGAGGATGAGGCGTGCTCTCGGGCCATTGCCGCCGTCGCCGCCGACGACTGGGAACAAGCCGAGCAAGCGCTCGGGCCTTTCGCAGGAGAGGCGCGCTCCGTGCGCCCGCGGCTGCTGCTGGCGTGGCTCAGCGCGATGCGCGGCGAAGCTGAGCTGGCGACCGAATTGTGCCAGGAACTTCTCGCCCGCGACCCGCTGCTCGGGCCGGCGCATTATGCGCTCGGGTTGGTCGCCAGCCGCGCGGGGGACCTCGACGAAAGCGCAGAGCACTTCGGCAAGGCAGTGTACAGTGACGACGGGCTGGTCCCCGCGTACTACCACCTCGGAGTGACGCAGTGCTCGCGGCGCGACCTCGCGGCGGCTCGCGGGGCGTTCCGTGGCGCTCTGCGCGCGTTGGATCGGGGCGCTGCCGGGTGGCTCGATTACGCTGAGGGCCTCAGCGCCGACCACTGGCGCCGCGCGTGCGCGCAGCGCCTGGCGGGGCTGGCCGGCAGCGAGTGA
- a CDS encoding diguanylate cyclase, with amino-acid sequence MADELILVADDSATVVEMLKALLEGAGFRVTAAADGIGAAEKAFSERPDLVLLDVAMPHMNGYQVCRLLKSDANLRDTPVLLLTSKDQVSDKFWGVQSGADRYLTKECSPDELLAVVRETLAKRPIAKPGARRPVGTQTAPLDLLSRLNDLLDRRLFQTTILNEIARLARSLQDLEQCANAVMKILSQLVDYHLAGVALSEEEHGELYVRQARAVTRSCLDRFEKDCFNAVAAQIDRVPPREQWRVSVFDESQAGEPADDLEQFIALPLEAEDRPVGLLAFAGRTQAAVAQDDQALLSSVADQVYIVLDNARLYRTVQVMAVSDELTGLYNFRHLRERLAEEFARARRSGSEMALILLDIDHFKAVNDRCGHQTGNLVLTQVVSAIRGQIREYDVAARYGGEEFAIILPMTGLEGAVEVAERLRLAVAEKRFGEESDPLRLTISLGVAAYPAVPVAAPDDLITESDNALYAAKEDGRNCVRYVGGLGRERGPARTDSTAA; translated from the coding sequence ATGGCTGATGAGTTGATACTGGTCGCCGACGACAGCGCGACCGTCGTGGAAATGCTGAAGGCGCTGCTGGAGGGCGCAGGGTTTCGGGTGACGGCGGCAGCGGATGGTATTGGGGCGGCGGAAAAGGCCTTCAGCGAACGCCCCGACCTGGTGCTGCTCGACGTCGCGATGCCGCACATGAACGGGTACCAGGTCTGTCGCCTGCTTAAGAGCGATGCCAACCTGCGCGACACGCCGGTGCTGCTGTTGACGTCGAAGGATCAGGTGAGCGACAAGTTCTGGGGCGTGCAGAGCGGGGCCGACCGCTATCTGACCAAGGAGTGCAGCCCCGACGAACTGCTCGCGGTGGTGCGCGAGACACTCGCCAAGCGCCCGATCGCGAAGCCGGGCGCGCGTCGCCCGGTGGGCACCCAGACGGCGCCGCTCGACCTGTTGAGCCGCCTCAACGACCTGCTCGACCGGCGCCTGTTCCAGACGACGATCCTCAACGAAATCGCGCGCCTCGCGCGCTCGCTCCAGGATCTCGAGCAGTGCGCCAACGCGGTGATGAAGATCCTGAGCCAGCTCGTTGACTACCATCTGGCCGGCGTCGCGCTGTCCGAGGAAGAGCACGGAGAACTCTATGTCCGTCAGGCGCGGGCGGTGACCCGCTCGTGCCTCGATCGCTTCGAGAAAGACTGCTTCAACGCCGTCGCGGCGCAGATAGACCGGGTGCCGCCGCGCGAGCAGTGGCGCGTCAGCGTGTTCGACGAATCGCAGGCCGGCGAACCCGCGGACGACCTCGAGCAGTTCATCGCCCTGCCGCTGGAGGCCGAAGACCGCCCGGTCGGCTTGCTCGCCTTCGCCGGTCGCACTCAGGCTGCGGTGGCGCAAGACGACCAGGCCCTGCTGTCATCCGTCGCGGACCAGGTCTACATCGTGCTCGACAATGCCCGCCTCTATCGCACTGTGCAGGTCATGGCGGTGAGCGATGAGCTGACCGGGCTCTACAACTTCCGCCACCTGCGCGAGCGCCTAGCGGAGGAGTTTGCCCGCGCGCGGCGCTCCGGCTCGGAGATGGCGCTCATCCTGCTCGACATAGACCATTTCAAGGCGGTGAACGACCGCTGCGGTCATCAGACCGGCAACCTGGTGCTGACGCAAGTCGTCTCCGCGATCCGCGGCCAGATCAGAGAGTACGATGTGGCTGCGCGCTACGGCGGCGAAGAGTTCGCCATCATCCTGCCGATGACCGGCCTCGAGGGCGCGGTGGAAGTCGCGGAACGCCTGCGGCTCGCGGTTGCCGAGAAGCGGTTCGGCGAGGAATCCGACCCCTTGCGGCTGACCATCAGCCTGGGCGTGGCGGCGTATCCCGCGGTGCCGGTCGCCGCCCCGGACGATCTCATCACCGAGTCCGATAACGCCCTCTACGCTGCGAAGGAGGACGGCCGCAACTGTGTGCGCTACGTTGGCGGGTTGGGGCGCGAGCGAGGCCCGGCCCGAACTGATTCCACAGCAGCTTGA
- a CDS encoding response regulator: MPEPFELSRFLQTFVTEARERLARVEQGLMRLEREPENQELFNELLREAHTLKGSARMIGLMKVDALAHRLEEVVSALRDAAEPPSRQAIDTMLEATDALKALVEEAANGPEAPDTEDLVKRMARWGGSPSAPAPRAPAAPEAESPPDARARSRAQRSAGPEHTVRVEVAKLEKLSNLSLDLVSSVEQAKRTDQQLARAVQEMQRLQRALAELAVRMESAERTPLSAAAAARDLAAAVAQQRGVTAGLADLRQAFQAEAHRASLVIDELRELAIDLHMLPISTVFDAFPRAARDLATEYDKEIQFIVEGGEAHLDKKIIEEIGEPLLHLLRNAVAHGIEEPERRERAGKPRAGVIQMTATTRANHIVITVRDDGAGVDVEALKANAVERGLVDAAAAEHLTRQQALELAFLPGVTTTRMITDVSGRGMGMDVVRAVARRLNGTVTIVSHEDAGCTVTLELPLTLAIMHVILVRAGGLDMAMPSSFVRSIVTAPGNGDLPQAVTVEDETLPVVSLAGIMELAPTNGGNGHRRQIVSVQAAGEGLGLAADEVLDEREVILRPLGPHFSNQRKVMAATMLGDGEVVPILDIPGLVEVAQSYQPERAVPPVQPRPRQAVLLVEDSVITADLERAILEQAGYEVVVAGDGLEALARLSERAFNLIVADLEMPHMDGFALLERVRDSDKYGRLPVVVVTSRQSLEDKRRGLELGANAYITKGTFDQNVLLETIERLIG; the protein is encoded by the coding sequence ATGCCCGAGCCTTTTGAGCTATCGCGGTTCTTGCAGACGTTCGTGACCGAGGCCAGGGAACGACTTGCCCGGGTCGAGCAGGGCTTAATGCGCCTCGAACGCGAGCCGGAGAACCAGGAGCTGTTCAACGAGTTACTGCGCGAGGCGCACACCCTCAAGGGGTCGGCGCGGATGATCGGGCTGATGAAAGTGGACGCCCTTGCGCACCGCCTCGAGGAGGTCGTCAGCGCCCTGCGCGACGCGGCCGAGCCGCCCTCCCGCCAGGCCATCGACACCATGCTCGAAGCCACGGACGCCTTGAAGGCGCTGGTGGAGGAGGCGGCAAACGGCCCTGAGGCGCCGGACACCGAGGACCTCGTGAAGCGCATGGCGCGGTGGGGAGGATCGCCGTCCGCGCCCGCGCCGCGAGCCCCTGCAGCGCCCGAGGCAGAGTCGCCGCCGGACGCCCGCGCGAGATCGCGCGCGCAGCGCAGCGCCGGTCCCGAGCACACCGTGCGCGTCGAGGTCGCCAAGCTCGAGAAGCTGTCCAACCTCAGCCTCGACCTCGTTTCGTCGGTCGAGCAGGCCAAGCGTACCGACCAACAGCTCGCGCGAGCCGTGCAGGAGATGCAGCGCCTCCAGCGAGCGCTTGCCGAGTTGGCAGTGCGCATGGAGAGCGCGGAGCGGACGCCGCTGTCCGCAGCGGCCGCCGCGCGCGACCTTGCCGCCGCGGTCGCCCAACAGCGGGGCGTGACAGCCGGACTGGCCGACCTCCGTCAGGCGTTCCAGGCCGAGGCGCATCGGGCCTCGCTCGTCATAGACGAGCTGCGCGAGCTCGCTATAGACCTGCACATGCTGCCCATATCAACGGTGTTCGATGCGTTCCCGCGGGCCGCGCGCGACCTCGCGACTGAATACGACAAGGAGATCCAGTTCATCGTCGAGGGCGGCGAGGCCCATCTCGACAAGAAGATCATCGAGGAGATCGGCGAGCCCTTGCTCCACCTGCTGCGCAACGCCGTGGCGCACGGTATCGAGGAGCCCGAGCGGCGCGAGCGCGCGGGCAAGCCGCGGGCGGGCGTTATCCAAATGACCGCCACCACGCGCGCCAATCATATTGTCATCACGGTGCGCGACGACGGCGCGGGCGTTGATGTCGAGGCGCTCAAAGCGAACGCGGTCGAGCGCGGGCTGGTGGATGCCGCCGCCGCCGAGCATCTCACGCGTCAGCAGGCGCTGGAGCTCGCGTTCCTGCCCGGCGTGACGACGACGCGGATGATAACCGATGTCTCCGGCCGCGGCATGGGCATGGACGTCGTGCGCGCGGTCGCGCGTCGCCTCAACGGCACCGTGACCATAGTCTCCCACGAGGACGCTGGCTGCACGGTGACCCTGGAGCTTCCGCTCACGTTGGCTATCATGCACGTGATCCTGGTGCGCGCCGGCGGACTCGACATGGCCATGCCCAGCTCGTTCGTGCGCTCAATCGTTACCGCGCCGGGTAACGGAGACCTGCCGCAGGCCGTCACCGTCGAGGACGAGACGCTGCCGGTGGTGAGCCTGGCCGGCATCATGGAGCTGGCGCCGACCAACGGCGGCAACGGCCACCGCCGCCAGATCGTGTCGGTGCAGGCGGCGGGTGAGGGCCTCGGCTTGGCAGCCGACGAGGTGCTTGACGAGCGCGAGGTCATCTTGCGGCCCCTCGGGCCGCACTTCTCCAATCAGCGCAAGGTCATGGCGGCCACCATGCTCGGCGACGGCGAGGTGGTGCCGATCCTCGACATCCCGGGGCTGGTCGAGGTGGCCCAGAGCTATCAACCCGAACGCGCCGTGCCGCCGGTGCAGCCCAGGCCGCGCCAGGCGGTCCTGCTCGTCGAGGACTCCGTCATCACCGCCGATCTCGAGCGCGCCATCCTCGAGCAGGCGGGCTACGAAGTCGTGGTCGCAGGCGACGGCCTGGAGGCGCTGGCGCGGCTCTCCGAGCGGGCGTTCAACCTGATCGTGGCGGATCTCGAGATGCCGCACATGGACGGCTTCGCGCTCTTGGAGCGCGTGCGTGACAGCGATAAGTACGGCAGGCTGCCGGTCGTCGTCGTGACCTCGCGCCAGAGTCTCGAGGACAAGCGCCGCGGGCTCGAGCTGGGGGCGAATGCGTACATCACCAAGGGCACGTTCGACCAGAACGTACTGCTCGAAACCATCGAGCGTCTCATTGGATAG
- a CDS encoding chemotaxis protein CheW: protein MLDRAAGGSLDLARPPSRAHGTGDVRRPLAASVGEAEEEAVADRLRAPIDVVFFRAGQVLFAVLAENVEQVQRSRGGHLPVVDLAAEIGREAQRDVVLVLRVGAARVRVRIDEALDVVAAPLENFHPLPRLAAAAQRGGYVEGIVVREDELAILLDARALARTEQEARAGAGASDAAR from the coding sequence ATGCTAGACCGAGCGGCCGGGGGATCCTTGGACCTGGCGCGCCCGCCTTCGCGGGCGCACGGAACAGGCGATGTTCGCCGACCGCTCGCCGCGAGCGTCGGAGAAGCCGAAGAGGAAGCGGTTGCCGATCGGCTGCGGGCGCCGATAGACGTCGTCTTCTTCCGCGCCGGACAGGTCCTGTTTGCGGTGCTCGCCGAGAATGTGGAGCAAGTGCAGCGCTCGCGAGGCGGACACCTGCCCGTGGTGGACTTGGCGGCGGAGATAGGGCGCGAGGCGCAGCGGGACGTCGTGCTCGTGCTGCGGGTCGGGGCCGCGCGTGTACGGGTGCGCATTGACGAGGCCCTGGACGTCGTTGCGGCGCCGTTGGAGAATTTCCATCCGCTGCCGCGTCTCGCGGCTGCGGCGCAGCGCGGGGGATATGTTGAGGGGATCGTCGTTCGGGAGGACGAGTTGGCGATTCTGCTGGATGCGCGCGCGCTCGCCCGGACGGAGCAGGAAGCGCGCGCGGGCGCCGGGGCCAGCGACGCGGCGCGCTAG